A single Heliomicrobium undosum DNA region contains:
- a CDS encoding ComEC/Rec2 family competence protein — MKPLFLCLLVLALALTGCSKPSPSAKAPGSGGSPSTTTTQAASPQRAAQDVLRVHFIDVGQADSILLQSPGGRFVLVDGGNVDDGRLVVDYLKRQGVKELAAVVATHPHEDHIGGLDKVLKSYPVGQVYMPKATTTTKTFEYFLNAVKASGAKRVEAKGGVKLDVPDMDGVFLAPNGTGYEEMNDYSAVLKVNYGKTSFLLTGDAEAKSEGEMLAQGYDLKADVLKVGHHGSTSSTTSPFLKAVSPKYAFIPVGDGNDYGHPHKKTLDKLAKASVEVFRADKNGTVVVTSDGNKVNFELEKR; from the coding sequence TTGAAACCGCTTTTTCTGTGCCTGCTGGTCCTCGCCTTGGCGCTGACGGGCTGCTCCAAACCGTCGCCTAGCGCAAAAGCTCCCGGCTCGGGAGGATCGCCATCCACAACGACGACACAGGCAGCCTCACCCCAAAGGGCTGCCCAGGACGTATTGCGCGTTCATTTCATTGATGTGGGACAGGCGGATTCCATCCTGCTCCAATCCCCCGGCGGGCGTTTCGTCCTTGTTGACGGCGGCAATGTAGATGACGGCCGGCTGGTTGTCGATTACCTGAAGCGCCAAGGGGTCAAAGAACTGGCCGCCGTCGTGGCCACCCACCCCCATGAGGATCACATCGGGGGACTTGATAAAGTCCTCAAAAGCTACCCTGTCGGCCAGGTGTACATGCCCAAGGCGACGACAACCACGAAAACCTTTGAGTATTTTTTAAACGCCGTAAAGGCGAGCGGCGCCAAACGGGTGGAAGCGAAAGGCGGCGTGAAACTGGATGTGCCCGATATGGACGGCGTCTTCCTCGCGCCGAACGGGACCGGTTATGAAGAGATGAACGATTACAGCGCTGTCCTCAAGGTCAACTACGGCAAGACCTCCTTCCTGCTGACCGGCGACGCCGAGGCAAAATCGGAAGGTGAAATGCTGGCCCAGGGATATGATCTGAAAGCAGATGTGCTGAAGGTGGGGCACCACGGCAGCACCAGTTCCACCACAAGCCCCTTCCTGAAGGCGGTATCGCCGAAATACGCCTTCATTCCGGTGGGCGACGGCAACGACTACGGCCATCCCCACAAAAAAACCCTCGACAAACTGGCCAAAGCCAGCGTGGAGGTCTTCCGGGCAGATAAAAACGGCACTGTTGTGGTCACCAGTGACGGGAACAAGGTCAACTTCGAACTGGAAAAACGGTAA
- a CDS encoding 6-phosphofructokinase: MWMQGQIKRIGVLTGGGDCPGLNAVIRAVVKTAIRRYDLEVVGIIDGFYGLVNDVMEPLTESSVSGILHRGGTILGTTNRDNPFRYAVEKDGKLTFEDRSEQCIANMKKRGIDALVIIGGDGSLSIALEFHKKGIPVVGVPKTIDNDLSATDVTFGFDSAVTTATEAIDKLHTTAESHHRIMILEVMGRYAGWIALYSGLAGGADVILIPEIPFDLGKVCEHIRARAERGRKFSIVVIAEGAKEIGGELVVQKLVAQSHDPVRLGGIGHVVAQKLEMCTGMETRVTVLGHVQRGGSPTAEDRILSTRYGSAAIDAIMSGQFGKMVALRTPKILPVPLEEAVGTAKQVKTEGQIVQAAKSVGISFGD, encoded by the coding sequence ATGTGGATGCAAGGCCAGATCAAGCGCATCGGGGTGCTGACCGGCGGCGGCGATTGTCCGGGACTGAATGCGGTCATCCGCGCGGTTGTCAAAACAGCCATTCGGCGCTACGACCTGGAGGTTGTCGGCATCATCGACGGTTTTTACGGACTCGTCAATGACGTGATGGAGCCGCTCACCGAGTCGAGCGTATCAGGCATCCTGCACCGGGGCGGCACCATCTTGGGCACGACCAACCGGGACAACCCCTTTCGCTACGCCGTCGAAAAGGATGGCAAGCTGACTTTTGAAGACCGCTCGGAGCAGTGCATCGCCAACATGAAAAAGCGGGGCATCGACGCCCTGGTCATCATCGGCGGCGACGGCAGCCTGTCCATCGCCCTTGAGTTTCATAAAAAAGGCATCCCCGTTGTGGGTGTGCCCAAGACGATCGACAACGACCTCTCGGCCACCGATGTCACCTTCGGTTTCGATTCGGCCGTCACCACGGCGACCGAGGCCATCGACAAGCTCCATACCACCGCCGAGTCCCACCACCGGATCATGATCCTGGAGGTCATGGGCCGCTATGCCGGCTGGATCGCCCTCTACTCAGGGCTGGCAGGCGGCGCTGATGTGATCCTAATCCCTGAAATCCCCTTCGACCTGGGCAAGGTCTGTGAACACATCCGCGCCCGGGCTGAGCGGGGACGCAAGTTCTCCATCGTCGTCATCGCCGAGGGGGCCAAGGAGATCGGCGGCGAGTTGGTCGTCCAGAAGTTGGTTGCCCAGAGCCACGACCCTGTCCGTCTCGGCGGCATCGGCCACGTGGTGGCCCAGAAATTGGAGATGTGCACCGGCATGGAGACGCGCGTCACCGTCCTCGGTCACGTCCAGCGGGGCGGCTCGCCGACGGCGGAGGACCGCATCCTCAGCACCCGCTATGGTTCGGCTGCCATCGATGCCATCATGAGCGGACAGTTCGGCAAGATGGTAGCCTTGCGGACGCCGAAGATCCTGCCGGTGCCCCTCGAAGAGGCCGTCGGCACAGCCAAGCAGGTGAAAACGGAAGGTCAGATCGTCCAGGCAGCCAAGTCCGTGGGGATCTCCTTTGGCGATTGA
- a CDS encoding VanW family protein — protein sequence MKRSVRSCLLVFALVQVFACSEAEALPLRKAPASMPPPAALAAVLPGATTTSTPSVLTPSNPTSTATTPPGKTPLTAASSGAGLTTPSTSTPSRVIPSTPTAPSTVDPVAPAVPTSPATSVDPVPANSADPAIPAKPANPANPATPDNPNTPGTTDTTPVAPVLSGGTITLYIGEETFAFLPNKEIAAVDVNNWTYIPSKDPKEARVAAVRFADSLPSHIRLREGAVNMITDALTAATDTEVAVPSWRLASDVLLSMAHVSVAGGQNASVALDHIDGLVLQPREVFSFNKAVGPREAHNGFGPGKVLVGTRYITEMGGGVCFSSTIVHQAVVHADEQSGLKVIERHRHTRQAPYVEPGGDATVYYGAMDYKFRNGDYMIAIEKQKTDDGMGLRFWRAVN from the coding sequence TTGAAACGTTCGGTCCGATCCTGCCTGTTGGTCTTCGCCCTCGTTCAGGTCTTCGCCTGCAGTGAGGCGGAAGCGCTGCCATTGCGCAAAGCGCCCGCGTCGATGCCGCCGCCGGCGGCGCTGGCAGCGGTTTTGCCTGGCGCGACGACTACGTCTACGCCTTCCGTCTTGACACCGTCTAACCCGACTTCGACTGCGACAACCCCTCCGGGGAAAACCCCGTTGACCGCTGCCTCCTCGGGCGCGGGATTGACAACGCCATCTACATCAACACCGTCCAGGGTCATTCCGTCCACACCTACGGCGCCGAGCACAGTTGATCCGGTTGCTCCCGCTGTCCCCACTAGCCCTGCTACCTCAGTTGACCCGGTCCCGGCTAATTCGGCCGACCCAGCTATCCCAGCTAAACCGGCCAACCCAGCTAATCCCGCTACCCCAGATAACCCCAATACCCCGGGGACGACCGACACCACCCCTGTCGCTCCTGTTTTATCGGGTGGAACCATCACCCTGTATATCGGAGAAGAGACGTTCGCCTTCCTCCCCAATAAAGAAATCGCCGCCGTAGATGTCAACAACTGGACCTACATACCCTCCAAGGATCCCAAAGAGGCCCGCGTTGCCGCCGTTCGCTTTGCCGATTCGCTCCCCAGTCACATCCGGCTCCGCGAGGGCGCCGTCAACATGATCACCGATGCCCTGACCGCAGCAACGGACACCGAAGTAGCCGTCCCCTCCTGGCGCCTCGCCTCCGATGTCCTGCTTTCCATGGCCCATGTCAGCGTAGCCGGCGGGCAAAACGCCTCCGTGGCCCTTGACCACATCGACGGGCTGGTGCTGCAACCCCGTGAAGTCTTTTCTTTCAATAAGGCCGTGGGCCCCCGTGAGGCTCACAACGGCTTCGGACCCGGTAAGGTCCTCGTCGGCACTCGATACATCACCGAAATGGGCGGCGGCGTCTGTTTCTCTTCTACCATCGTCCACCAGGCTGTCGTCCATGCCGATGAACAAAGCGGCCTGAAAGTCATCGAACGCCACCGGCACACCCGCCAGGCGCCTTACGTGGAACCGGGCGGCGACGCCACCGTCTATTACGGTGCCATGGACTACAAGTTCCGCAACGGCGACTATATGATCGCCATTGAAAAACAGAAGACAGACGACGGGATGGGCCTCCGTTTCTGGCGGGCGGTCAACTAA
- the trmL gene encoding tRNA (uridine(34)/cytosine(34)/5-carboxymethylaminomethyluridine(34)-2'-O)-methyltransferase TrmL, whose translation MFHIVLVEPEIPPNTGNVARLCAGTGCELHLIKPLGFSIDDKQLKRAGLDYWHLVKVHVHDNWAAFLGKHGQANLYLLSTKGKKAYHEFHYRPGDFFVFGKETKGLPEEILNERPQQVARIPLVADARSLNLSNAVSVVVFEGLRQNGFAGLV comes from the coding sequence TTGTTTCACATCGTATTGGTAGAACCGGAGATCCCCCCGAACACGGGCAATGTGGCCCGGCTCTGCGCCGGGACCGGCTGCGAACTGCACCTGATCAAACCGCTCGGCTTTTCCATTGACGACAAGCAACTCAAACGGGCCGGACTGGACTACTGGCATCTGGTCAAGGTCCATGTCCATGATAACTGGGCCGCCTTTCTCGGAAAGCACGGGCAGGCCAACCTCTACTTGTTGAGCACCAAAGGGAAAAAGGCCTACCATGAGTTCCACTACCGGCCTGGCGATTTCTTCGTCTTCGGCAAGGAGACGAAGGGGTTGCCGGAAGAGATCCTGAACGAACGGCCCCAACAGGTGGCCCGCATCCCGCTGGTGGCGGACGCCCGCTCGCTGAATCTGTCCAACGCGGTCTCTGTCGTCGTCTTTGAGGGATTGCGCCAAAACGGATTTGCGGGACTGGTGTAA
- a CDS encoding MTAP family purine nucleoside phosphorylase, with amino-acid sequence MHSPASIPAAPFAIIGGSSTNSLGFPEALNVPGLTVLETYPGWETPFGPSPAFVYFELKGRRALTCVMHGWRPGVKRADASRQIFWVFQQAGVKQILSEGGVGAINELLRPRDLVIPHDYIDFSMRKDVDLGTPTLCIMRQPFCPILRRAFIDASEALPGKGRVFDRSNYVVTDGRHFESPAEVRFFRIAGGDVIGQSVAPEVYLAREIGACYARLELVVNYAEGVITDWSHQELKDIFYEESEPAARRLLMALESLPDKQGDAHPGCECATLRKTTLLRDRNDE; translated from the coding sequence ATGCATTCTCCCGCGTCTATCCCCGCCGCTCCTTTTGCGATCATCGGCGGTTCTAGCACCAATTCGCTCGGCTTCCCGGAAGCCCTCAATGTGCCAGGCCTTACGGTTCTGGAGACATACCCGGGGTGGGAGACGCCCTTCGGCCCTAGCCCCGCCTTTGTCTACTTTGAATTAAAGGGGCGGCGCGCCCTCACCTGTGTCATGCACGGATGGAGGCCTGGGGTAAAGCGGGCCGACGCCTCGCGGCAGATCTTCTGGGTCTTCCAGCAGGCCGGCGTCAAACAGATCCTCTCCGAGGGCGGCGTCGGGGCGATCAATGAACTGCTGCGCCCGCGTGACCTCGTCATCCCCCATGATTACATCGACTTTTCCATGCGCAAGGATGTCGATCTGGGGACGCCGACCCTCTGCATCATGCGCCAACCCTTTTGCCCGATCCTGCGCCGCGCTTTCATCGACGCTTCCGAGGCGCTGCCCGGCAAAGGACGCGTCTTTGACCGTTCCAACTATGTTGTCACCGACGGCCGCCATTTCGAGAGCCCGGCCGAGGTGCGCTTTTTTCGCATTGCCGGCGGTGATGTGATCGGCCAGAGTGTGGCGCCGGAGGTCTACCTGGCTCGAGAGATCGGCGCCTGCTACGCCCGTCTCGAACTGGTGGTCAACTACGCCGAAGGGGTGATCACCGACTGGTCCCACCAGGAATTGAAGGACATCTTTTATGAGGAGTCGGAGCCTGCCGCGCGTCGTTTGCTCATGGCGCTCGAGTCCTTGCCGGATAAACAAGGCGATGCGCATCCGGGGTGCGAGTGCGCCACCCTTCGCAAGACGACCTTGCTTCGCGATCGGAACGACGAGTAA